From Chryseobacterium joostei, the proteins below share one genomic window:
- a CDS encoding glycoside hydrolase family 19 protein, translated as MTALELSKKYKTLLNKNVINTPLRLAHFFAQADHESGLKPKTESLNYSVEGLLSTFGKDRITNTQAYDYGRSVNHPADQMAIANIVYGGTWGRDNLGNITPGDGWKYRGRGIFQITGRSNYLQLTNYAKSKGLDVNYLENPDLLLNESDSIIASIWYWNSRGLNNFADQDDIFSVSKIINIGSLKKKGTPKGLKERESNLKYYKTIFK; from the coding sequence ATGACAGCATTAGAGTTATCAAAAAAATATAAAACGCTTCTCAATAAAAACGTAATTAATACACCGTTGAGGTTAGCTCACTTTTTTGCACAAGCAGACCATGAGAGCGGTTTAAAGCCAAAAACTGAAAGCCTTAATTATTCTGTAGAGGGTCTTTTATCTACCTTTGGAAAGGATAGAATAACAAATACACAGGCCTATGATTATGGAAGAAGTGTAAATCATCCTGCTGATCAAATGGCTATTGCAAACATCGTCTATGGAGGAACATGGGGCCGCGATAATCTTGGAAATATTACACCTGGAGATGGTTGGAAATACCGAGGCCGTGGAATTTTTCAAATTACAGGAAGATCAAATTACTTGCAACTGACAAATTATGCAAAAAGTAAAGGTTTGGATGTTAATTATCTGGAAAATCCAGATCTTCTATTAAATGAATCAGATTCAATTATTGCTTCAATATGGTATTGGAATAGCAGGGGGCTTAATAATTTTGCAGATCAAGATGATATTTTTTCTGTTTCCAAAATTATAAATATTGGAAGCCTTAAAAAGAAAGGAACTCCTAAAGGATTAAAAGAGAGAGAAAGTAATCTGAAGTATTATAAAACCATTTTTAAATAA
- a CDS encoding acyltransferase family protein, translated as MKFRNDISFLRAVSVISVLLYHFKFSFFKGGFIGVDIFFVISGYLMTRIILSEFKTNTFTYWNYLKKRINRILPALLVMITFFAPVIYFLIPTQFLIYMRSFFSSSLFFSNIYYYLNSGYFNNKSQFNYLLHTWSLSVEWQFYLIYPIILLFLRPIFLNRRNAFNLFFIVIMVLSFSSMLYHNQSYSFYMFYTRAWEMMFGGLAYLFAGISKRISERNKNILVIASLLLILASIFLINSHEVLWPSPLTIVPVISTAAILILNVDWKIFENKIISFFGNISYSLYLWHWPFYVLSVFFSINDRFRHKLLFIGISLIFSTISYYIIEKKNYNKKTFTIILSSIILFAISFSFSKIKENSIFDDKTAKLVWATSNYKSSNDAINQYGFNENYFKSTDNFKNYNLNKINIEPEKKYIILLGDSHAGMFFETLKDIVKDSGYELMQINAEGTYPMIYGVSDFSGPKEFFNYFYKIYFPENKNNIDLVIISSNYSAYEQSDLENKIDFTEKYFKKQKTKTLYLGQTPTYYIDYPTQYYINQQYGIVHRNQFFADRNVNSANSYLKKRLGSRYIELLNYNVNKVSEDGTPFVYDTNHLTQYGANQYKNNISKALK; from the coding sequence ATGAAGTTCCGTAATGACATATCTTTTCTACGAGCAGTCTCAGTTATATCTGTTTTGCTGTATCATTTTAAATTTTCTTTTTTTAAAGGAGGATTTATAGGCGTTGATATTTTTTTTGTAATTTCTGGATATTTAATGACTAGAATTATTTTATCCGAATTTAAAACTAATACATTTACTTATTGGAATTATCTAAAAAAAAGAATTAACAGAATACTGCCTGCATTATTAGTCATGATTACATTTTTTGCACCAGTAATTTACTTTCTAATTCCTACACAGTTTCTGATTTATATGAGATCATTTTTCTCAAGTAGTCTATTTTTTTCAAATATTTATTACTACTTAAATTCAGGCTACTTTAATAATAAATCTCAATTTAATTATTTATTACATACATGGTCGCTATCTGTAGAGTGGCAGTTCTATTTGATTTATCCAATTATTCTGCTTTTTTTAAGACCAATATTTTTAAACAGAAGAAATGCATTTAATTTATTTTTCATTGTAATAATGGTATTGTCATTTTCTTCTATGCTGTATCACAATCAATCTTATTCATTCTACATGTTTTATACACGAGCTTGGGAAATGATGTTTGGAGGCCTGGCATATTTATTTGCTGGAATATCAAAAAGAATATCGGAAAGAAATAAAAATATTCTTGTTATAGCTTCACTGTTGCTAATTTTAGCGTCTATATTTTTAATTAATAGTCATGAAGTATTGTGGCCGTCTCCATTAACTATTGTACCTGTTATATCTACAGCAGCAATATTAATTTTAAATGTTGATTGGAAAATATTCGAAAATAAAATCATTTCATTTTTTGGAAATATCTCCTACTCATTATACTTATGGCACTGGCCATTTTACGTTTTAAGTGTATTTTTTTCGATAAATGATAGGTTTAGACATAAGTTACTATTCATTGGGATTTCTCTTATTTTTTCTACTATATCATATTATATAATTGAGAAAAAAAACTACAACAAAAAGACATTTACTATAATATTATCTAGTATCATATTATTCGCTATTTCATTCTCATTTTCAAAAATTAAAGAAAATAGTATATTCGACGATAAAACAGCTAAACTAGTTTGGGCAACAAGCAATTATAAATCAAGCAATGATGCCATTAATCAATATGGATTTAATGAAAATTATTTTAAAAGCACCGATAATTTTAAAAATTACAACTTAAATAAAATAAATATAGAACCTGAAAAAAAATATATAATTCTACTTGGAGATAGTCACGCAGGAATGTTCTTTGAAACATTAAAAGATATAGTTAAAGATTCCGGATATGAACTAATGCAGATTAATGCAGAAGGTACTTATCCAATGATTTATGGAGTTTCTGACTTTTCAGGTCCAAAAGAGTTTTTCAATTATTTCTATAAAATATATTTTCCAGAAAATAAAAACAACATTGATTTAGTTATAATAAGTTCTAATTATAGTGCTTATGAGCAATCTGATCTTGAAAATAAAATTGATTTTACTGAAAAATATTTTAAAAAACAAAAAACTAAAACGTTGTACCTTGGCCAAACTCCCACATATTATATCGATTACCCAACGCAATATTATATTAATCAACAATATGGGATTGTTCATCGAAATCAATTTTTTGCAGATAGAAATGTTAATTCTGCTAACTCATATCTTAAAAAAAGATTAGGATCTAGATATATAGAATTACTTAATTATAATGTTAATAAGGTATCTGAAGATGGCACTCCATTTGTTTATGATACCAATCACCTTACTCAATATGGGGCTAACCAATACAAAAATAATATTTCAAAAGCTTTAAAATAA
- the folE gene encoding GTP cyclohydrolase I FolE codes for MVDFTDNDDDIFTGKEHTPIRKDAFDKSPQEKIEKITELFGEIMETLGLDMTDDSLKDSPKRVAKMYVNEIFGGLLPENKPGISTFSNKYKYRQMLVEKDITVYSFCEHHFLPIIGRAHVAYISNGEVIGLSKINRIVDYYAKRPQVQERLTMQIVDALKEALGTKDVACIIDAKHLCVNCRGIKDTASSTITAELSGIFRTNPITRQEFLHYVGSHAKLDY; via the coding sequence ATGGTTGATTTTACTGATAACGACGATGATATTTTCACTGGAAAAGAACATACGCCTATAAGGAAAGATGCTTTTGATAAATCGCCACAGGAAAAAATAGAAAAAATTACTGAGCTTTTTGGAGAGATAATGGAAACATTAGGGTTAGATATGACTGATGACTCTCTAAAAGACTCTCCGAAGCGTGTTGCCAAAATGTATGTGAATGAGATTTTCGGAGGACTTCTTCCTGAAAACAAACCGGGAATTTCTACATTTTCAAATAAATATAAATACCGCCAGATGCTGGTGGAAAAAGATATTACTGTATATTCTTTTTGTGAACACCACTTTTTGCCAATTATAGGAAGAGCACACGTTGCTTACATCTCAAACGGAGAAGTGATTGGTCTTTCAAAGATCAACAGAATTGTGGATTATTATGCAAAAAGGCCACAAGTTCAGGAAAGACTGACGATGCAGATTGTAGATGCCTTGAAAGAAGCGTTGGGAACAAAAGACGTTGCCTGTATCATTGATGCAAAACATCTTTGTGTAAATTGCAGAGGAATTAAAGATACCGCAAGTTCTACCATTACAGCAGAACTGAGTGGTATATTCAGAACAAACCCAATTACAAGGCAGGAATTCTTACACTACGTAGGAAGCCATGCTAAACTAGATTATTAG
- a CDS encoding DinB family protein — MNYQILKNIVDAELQRFQTISEEEWAYKATPEKWSKKEIIGHLCDSAFTNIRRFVVTQYKENENIVYDQNAWVKAQNYQNVPTSELITLWKSLNYQIVHVVENIPDEALQKTCDTTKTEPRVFTLEFIIKDYVDHLQHHLETI; from the coding sequence ATGAACTATCAGATCCTTAAGAATATTGTAGATGCTGAGCTTCAGAGATTTCAAACAATTTCTGAAGAAGAATGGGCATATAAGGCTACACCGGAGAAATGGTCTAAAAAAGAAATTATAGGCCACCTTTGTGATAGTGCTTTTACAAATATCCGTAGATTTGTAGTAACTCAATATAAAGAGAACGAGAATATTGTATATGATCAGAATGCTTGGGTAAAAGCTCAGAACTATCAGAATGTTCCAACTTCAGAGCTGATTACCCTTTGGAAATCTTTGAATTATCAGATTGTTCATGTAGTAGAAAATATTCCTGATGAAGCTTTACAGAAGACTTGTGATACAACCAAAACAGAACCTCGGGTCTTTACACTGGAATTCATCATTAAGGATTACGTAGATCATTTGCAGCATCACTTAGAAACTATTTAA
- the cysS gene encoding cysteine--tRNA ligase, which produces MQLKIYNSLTAEKEIFKPILDGNVGMYVCGPTVYSNVHLGNVRTFLSFDFIYRTLMHLGYKVRYVRNITDAGHLTDDGNVDNDRFVKQTRLEKLEPMEIVQKYTVDFHKVLDMFNLLPPNIEPTATGHIVEQIELTQKLIERGFAYESNGSVYFDVLEYNKRGLNYGELSKRNIEELFANTRDLDGQGEKKNPQDFALWKKASPAHIMRWNSPWGEGFPGWHLECTAMSTKYLGETFDIHGGGMDLKFPHHECEIAQGKACNDAAPVNYWMHANMLTMNSQRMSKSTGNYILPMQLVTGDNDFFEKPFHPSIVRFCFLQAHYRSVLDISNDAMIASEKGFIRLMEAVKVLNSITANDEKPSGFSLADWKNKCYEALTDDFNSPILIAHLFEAVKYIFALNDDKETISTVDLEDLKSTLNAFIFDVLGLQNIEENNNEKLDQTLKVLIELRNQARKSKNFDLSDQIRDKLLAEGIELKDGRDGTSYVLS; this is translated from the coding sequence ATGCAATTAAAAATCTATAACTCGCTTACAGCGGAAAAAGAAATATTCAAACCTATTTTAGACGGAAATGTTGGAATGTACGTCTGCGGACCTACAGTGTATAGTAATGTACACTTAGGAAACGTAAGAACTTTCCTTTCATTCGATTTTATCTACCGTACCTTAATGCATTTAGGGTATAAAGTAAGATATGTAAGAAATATTACCGATGCAGGACACCTTACTGATGATGGAAATGTTGATAACGACAGATTCGTAAAACAAACCCGACTTGAAAAGTTGGAGCCAATGGAAATCGTACAAAAATATACTGTTGATTTTCATAAAGTTTTAGATATGTTCAATCTGCTTCCACCAAACATTGAGCCTACTGCAACAGGTCATATCGTAGAACAAATAGAGCTTACACAAAAATTAATAGAAAGAGGCTTTGCCTATGAAAGCAACGGTTCGGTATACTTTGATGTATTAGAATACAACAAAAGAGGATTGAACTATGGTGAACTTTCAAAACGTAATATAGAAGAACTTTTCGCAAATACCCGTGACCTTGACGGACAGGGAGAAAAGAAAAATCCTCAGGACTTTGCCCTTTGGAAAAAAGCATCCCCAGCCCACATTATGAGATGGAATTCCCCTTGGGGAGAAGGTTTCCCTGGATGGCATCTTGAGTGTACAGCAATGAGTACTAAATATTTAGGTGAAACTTTTGATATTCACGGAGGAGGAATGGATTTGAAATTCCCACACCATGAATGTGAGATCGCACAAGGGAAAGCTTGCAATGATGCAGCTCCGGTAAACTATTGGATGCATGCTAACATGCTGACAATGAATTCTCAACGCATGAGTAAGTCTACAGGAAATTACATTCTTCCAATGCAATTGGTTACAGGAGATAATGATTTCTTTGAAAAACCTTTCCATCCGTCAATCGTGCGTTTCTGTTTCCTACAGGCACATTATAGAAGTGTTTTGGATATTTCCAATGATGCCATGATTGCCAGTGAGAAAGGATTTATCAGATTAATGGAAGCTGTGAAAGTATTGAATTCAATCACTGCTAATGATGAGAAGCCATCAGGTTTCAGCCTTGCAGACTGGAAGAATAAATGTTATGAAGCCTTAACGGATGATTTCAATTCTCCAATCTTAATTGCTCATCTATTTGAAGCAGTGAAATACATCTTTGCTTTAAACGATGACAAAGAGACCATCTCAACAGTAGATCTTGAAGATTTAAAATCTACCTTAAATGCCTTTATCTTTGATGTACTAGGACTACAGAATATAGAAGAAAATAACAATGAGAAGCTAGACCAGACATTGAAGGTTTTGATTGAGCTTAGAAATCAGGCAAGAAAATCCAAGAACTTCGACCTCTCAGACCAGATCAGAGACAAGCTGCTAGCTGAAGGTATTGAATTAAAAGACGGAAGAGACGGAACATCTTATGTTCTGAGCTAA
- a CDS encoding T9SS type A sorting domain-containing protein: MKKHLFPLFLLFLGINIHAQQDFFAITGKDTPGINFNDFRAMDAVNATSGEKIFTAESSSKIFSQARKGSVAENKNSFNNSQAVTMAALAYDFSNNNLVYMPMFSSNIYVLNPQTKEITLVENNVARVSSCDINSHITRMTAGYDGNIYAVNNAGTQLLQMSKKGGQYVVNDLGIIKDDPSNGKNSFTAIETGFGGDMIADVDNNFYIFSASGNVFKVSVKDLSAKFVGKIAGIPDNYSVNGSAVNAQGKVVIASAKGAPLYEVDLKSLQAKQLPGEQNLHIYDLASKYFANDKKSSSSIITNLEIYPTKVDEHFINVHLSNKNVKGNLKLTIFDLSGKNVMNESLSVKDGSLDQKVYLRGLINGAYIVSIADESGKILLTKKILVAE; encoded by the coding sequence ATGAAAAAACATTTATTCCCTTTGTTTTTATTGTTTTTGGGTATTAATATCCATGCACAGCAGGATTTTTTTGCCATTACAGGAAAAGATACTCCCGGTATTAATTTCAACGATTTCCGTGCTATGGATGCTGTAAATGCTACCTCCGGTGAGAAAATTTTTACAGCGGAATCTTCTTCCAAAATATTTTCGCAGGCTAGAAAAGGCTCTGTGGCTGAAAATAAAAACTCATTTAATAATTCACAGGCCGTAACTATGGCCGCACTGGCATATGATTTTTCTAATAATAATCTGGTGTATATGCCTATGTTTTCTTCTAATATCTATGTTTTAAACCCTCAGACTAAGGAAATTACATTAGTGGAGAATAATGTAGCCAGAGTGTCTTCATGTGATATTAATTCTCATATTACAAGAATGACAGCAGGTTATGATGGAAATATTTATGCAGTCAATAATGCTGGAACACAGCTTTTACAGATGAGTAAAAAAGGAGGACAATATGTTGTTAACGATTTGGGAATTATTAAAGATGATCCTTCGAACGGAAAGAACTCTTTTACAGCAATAGAAACTGGTTTTGGTGGAGATATGATTGCTGATGTGGATAATAATTTTTATATTTTTTCAGCTTCAGGAAATGTGTTTAAGGTTTCTGTTAAAGATCTAAGCGCAAAGTTTGTGGGTAAAATTGCAGGTATTCCGGATAACTATTCTGTAAATGGTTCTGCTGTGAATGCCCAAGGTAAAGTAGTAATTGCAAGTGCTAAAGGTGCTCCTTTATATGAAGTTGACCTGAAGAGTTTACAGGCAAAGCAACTTCCTGGTGAGCAGAATCTTCATATTTATGACCTGGCAAGTAAATACTTTGCGAATGATAAAAAGAGTTCTTCTAGTATTATTACTAATCTGGAGATTTATCCGACTAAGGTTGATGAGCATTTTATCAATGTTCATCTTAGCAACAAAAACGTTAAAGGCAACCTAAAGCTAACTATTTTCGATTTATCCGGTAAAAATGTAATGAATGAAAGCCTATCTGTTAAAGATGGTTCTTTGGATCAGAAAGTTTACCTCAGAGGACTGATTAATGGTGCTTATATTGTAAGTATTGCTGATGAATCAGGAAAAATATTACTAACTAAGAAAATCTTGGTAGCAGAATAA
- a CDS encoding 4-alpha-glucanotransferase: protein MKLYFNVGYIVKAGENLQLVISEEGTVAHIHTMFCAENGLWRCEVDYFSRSISYQYRVVNEKGNVLREEFVSHHLNFPHNYKEFVIFDEWNNKNFPENYLNNKILYNKLHDFVPEKSTVLKKHTHLFRIEAPIYNPDWRIVLFGNTASLGNWDYGKVIPLFQTDFGIWETSVEIPENELIQFKYCIYDRKENRVIDVETGDNRFTIANPVEDVLQIVSNHYFRFKGYQMYHDAGVAVPVFSLRSEDGFGVGEFTDIKKLADWTKETNLGIIQILPINDTTANYSWTDSYPYAAVSVYALHPQYISLEKLDFSLPKELVNEYQLEKQNLNTLDLIDYEKVIAGKWKYLKAIFYAEKDKIYKDRNFKKFIKDNEYWLVPYAAFCVLRDKYNTPNFNEWKTHKKYIAGKIAQFFTTKSKDYDISMLHAWVQYQLHVQLKDAVDYTHKLGVSLKGDLPIGIYRYSVEAWTEPELFGMDFQAGAPPDQFTELGQNWEFPTYNWEAMKEDDYRWWKNRFKALEQYFDAMRIDHILGFFRIWRMPISAVQGILGYFYPAVPIVLDEFKAWQIPFKFDRYCKPFINNEILWDYFGGDSVKALEFMDHNEDGTYSLKEEFDTQRKLVNFFKKKPYGDIEDQLISLCANVLFLTEERNGETVYHPRFNVYNTESYKYLSEQEQKSIYDLYHDYFFRRQDHLWQEKAMEKLPVILNATKMLICGEDLGMVPACVPAVMDELAIIALKVQRMPAENIPFYDPRYANYMNVVTASSHDSSTLRQWWKEDSALTQRYFNQQLIQYGKAPVELTPDLAEIIMKQHLYNESMLAIFPIQEFLATDSKLSNKKMDNERINNPAVFPHYWRYRMHLKLEDLKEQKLFNKKIAHWIKDSGRM, encoded by the coding sequence ATGAAGCTATACTTTAATGTAGGATATATTGTAAAGGCTGGAGAAAATCTGCAACTTGTTATAAGTGAAGAAGGGACTGTAGCTCATATCCATACTATGTTTTGTGCAGAGAATGGTTTATGGAGATGTGAGGTTGATTATTTTTCAAGATCCATTTCTTATCAATACAGAGTTGTGAATGAAAAAGGAAATGTTTTAAGAGAAGAATTTGTTTCACATCATCTTAATTTTCCACACAATTATAAGGAGTTTGTCATTTTTGATGAATGGAATAATAAAAACTTTCCGGAGAATTACCTAAACAATAAAATCCTTTACAACAAGCTGCATGACTTTGTTCCTGAAAAATCGACTGTTTTAAAAAAGCATACTCATTTATTTAGAATAGAGGCTCCAATATATAATCCTGACTGGAGAATCGTCCTGTTTGGAAATACTGCTTCATTAGGAAATTGGGATTATGGAAAGGTAATTCCTTTATTTCAGACAGACTTTGGAATCTGGGAAACTTCTGTTGAAATTCCGGAAAATGAATTGATTCAATTTAAATATTGTATTTACGACAGAAAAGAAAACAGGGTGATTGATGTGGAAACTGGTGATAATAGATTTACCATTGCCAATCCGGTTGAAGATGTTCTACAGATTGTTTCCAATCATTATTTTAGATTTAAAGGCTATCAAATGTATCATGATGCCGGAGTGGCTGTTCCTGTATTTTCTTTAAGAAGCGAAGATGGTTTTGGAGTAGGAGAGTTTACAGATATTAAAAAACTGGCAGATTGGACAAAGGAAACGAACCTTGGTATTATCCAGATTCTTCCCATTAATGATACAACAGCAAATTATTCCTGGACAGATTCATATCCTTATGCAGCAGTATCTGTTTATGCTTTGCATCCACAATATATTTCATTGGAAAAACTTGATTTTTCTTTACCGAAAGAATTAGTTAATGAGTATCAGCTTGAAAAACAGAACTTAAATACCCTCGACCTGATTGATTATGAAAAAGTGATTGCAGGTAAATGGAAGTATCTAAAAGCAATTTTCTATGCTGAAAAAGATAAAATCTATAAGGATAGAAACTTTAAGAAATTTATAAAAGACAATGAATATTGGCTTGTTCCTTATGCTGCATTCTGTGTGTTAAGAGACAAATACAACACCCCGAATTTCAATGAGTGGAAAACACATAAAAAATATATTGCTGGAAAGATCGCACAGTTTTTTACCACGAAAAGTAAGGACTATGATATCTCAATGCTTCATGCCTGGGTACAGTATCAGCTTCATGTACAATTAAAAGATGCAGTCGACTATACTCATAAACTGGGAGTTTCTTTAAAAGGAGACCTGCCAATTGGAATTTATAGATATTCTGTAGAAGCCTGGACTGAACCGGAATTATTTGGAATGGATTTCCAGGCCGGGGCACCACCTGATCAGTTTACTGAACTTGGTCAAAACTGGGAATTCCCAACGTATAACTGGGAAGCCATGAAAGAAGATGACTATAGATGGTGGAAAAACAGATTCAAAGCTTTGGAGCAATATTTCGATGCTATGAGGATTGATCATATTCTAGGTTTCTTCAGAATCTGGAGAATGCCAATTTCTGCCGTACAAGGGATTTTAGGGTACTTTTATCCGGCTGTTCCTATTGTCTTGGATGAATTTAAGGCTTGGCAGATTCCGTTTAAATTTGACAGGTATTGTAAGCCATTTATCAACAATGAAATTTTATGGGATTATTTTGGAGGGGATAGCGTGAAAGCCCTTGAATTTATGGATCATAATGAGGATGGTACCTATTCATTGAAAGAAGAATTTGATACTCAAAGGAAATTGGTAAACTTCTTTAAGAAAAAACCATATGGTGATATTGAAGACCAATTGATCTCCCTTTGTGCCAATGTTTTATTCTTAACAGAGGAAAGAAATGGAGAGACGGTTTATCATCCAAGATTTAATGTTTATAATACAGAGTCTTACAAATATTTGTCAGAACAGGAACAGAAAAGTATCTATGATCTGTACCACGATTATTTCTTCAGAAGACAGGATCATCTTTGGCAGGAAAAGGCTATGGAAAAACTTCCTGTTATCCTGAATGCTACCAAGATGCTCATCTGCGGAGAAGATCTGGGAATGGTTCCTGCATGTGTACCGGCTGTGATGGATGAGTTGGCTATTATTGCCTTAAAGGTTCAACGTATGCCTGCCGAAAATATTCCATTCTATGATCCGAGATATGCAAATTATATGAATGTAGTTACCGCCTCTTCTCATGATAGCTCAACCTTGAGACAATGGTGGAAAGAAGATTCAGCTTTAACTCAAAGATATTTTAACCAGCAACTCATCCAGTATGGGAAAGCCCCCGTGGAATTGACTCCGGATCTGGCAGAGATTATTATGAAGCAGCATTTGTATAACGAATCTATGCTGGCTATTTTCCCGATTCAGGAGTTTCTTGCAACGGATTCGAAGCTTTCCAATAAGAAAATGGATAATGAAAGGATTAATAATCCTGCTGTTTTTCCTCATTATTGGCGCTATAGGATGCATCTAAAGCTGGAAGATCTGAAAGAACAAAAATTATTTAATAAGAAAATTGCTCACTGGATAAAAGATAGTGGCAGGATGTAA
- a CDS encoding ferritin, producing MVSEKIAKLINEQIAHEQYAAQYYLSMSAWFSGKDLDGIANYFRVQSKEELMHADKMFDYLNDVGGEIIIGEIAKPPHEFESATDIFEKALAHEKIVTKSIFNIVKNANEEGDFATTSFMQWFINEQVEEEASASQYVTKIKMVCDNPSALYLFDQELSQRVFTPDPTA from the coding sequence ATGGTTAGCGAAAAAATTGCAAAATTAATTAACGAACAAATTGCCCACGAACAATACGCCGCTCAATATTATCTTTCAATGTCTGCATGGTTTTCCGGAAAAGATCTGGATGGGATTGCCAACTACTTCAGAGTACAAAGCAAGGAAGAGCTAATGCACGCAGATAAAATGTTTGATTATTTGAATGATGTAGGTGGAGAAATTATCATCGGAGAAATTGCAAAACCTCCACATGAGTTTGAAAGCGCAACGGATATTTTCGAGAAAGCATTGGCACATGAGAAGATAGTAACTAAAAGTATTTTCAATATTGTAAAGAATGCCAATGAAGAAGGAGATTTTGCAACTACTTCTTTCATGCAGTGGTTTATTAATGAGCAGGTAGAAGAAGAGGCAAGCGCTTCTCAGTACGTTACAAAGATCAAAATGGTTTGTGATAACCCATCTGCATTATATCTTTTTGACCAGGAATTGTCGCAGAGAGTATTTACTCCGGATCCAACTGCTTAA